DNA sequence from the Blastomonas fulva genome:
ACGACGCAACGCACCAAACGCTGGCGCAGCTCGATCAGGTGATCGAGCAAGGGTGCGCGCGAGGCGTCGATCTCGTCTTCGGGCTCGCTCATCGCTCGCCTTCCGTCACGGGCAAGCCCTGCGCGGTCGCAGGGACATCTGCGCTGGCCACCGGCGCATCGGATGCAGCTGTCACCTCAGGCACGTGTGGAGCCGCGAGCGGCTGCATCACGCCAGCAGGGTCGGCTACAGGCGTGGCCGAAGCGGGTTGCGGCGCGGCATGCTCGCGCATGATCCGCTCATTGTCCGCCTTCCACTTCTTCTCCATTTCCTCGAGCTCGACCTCGCGGACCATGGCATCGATGCCGGTACGGAAATGGCGCGCGACGCCCTTGGCCTTGCCGATGACCTGGCCGACCTTGTACAGCGCGCGCGGCAGATCCTTCGGGCCGATCA
Encoded proteins:
- the tatB gene encoding Sec-independent protein translocase protein TatB; its protein translation is MLDIGSTELLMIIIVAIVVIGPKDLPRALYKVGQVIGKAKGVARHFRTGIDAMVREVELEEMEKKWKADNERIMREHAAPQPASATPVADPAGVMQPLAAPHVPEVTAASDAPVASADVPATAQGLPVTEGER